A stretch of Prinia subflava isolate CZ2003 ecotype Zambia chromosome 14, Cam_Psub_1.2, whole genome shotgun sequence DNA encodes these proteins:
- the LOC134558256 gene encoding ubiquinol-cytochrome c reductase complex assembly factor 5, giving the protein MLVSERVKRFLQLVPGQRRFGFYRFLPFFFVLGGAMEWFMINVRFGEETFYDVYRRKQSERQYEARTENGEF; this is encoded by the exons ATGCTGGTCAGCGAGAGGGTGAAGCGCTTTTTGCAGCTGGTGCCCGGGCAGCGGCGCTTTGGCTTTTACAGGTTCCTGCCCTTCTTCTTCGTGCTCGGCGGAGCCATGGAGTGGTTCATGATCAACGTGCGCTTCGGCGAGGAGACCTTCT ATGATGTTTACCGTAGGAAACAGTCTGAGAGACAGTACGAGGCAAGGACGGAGAACGGAGAATTTTAG